TGCCTTAAATGATTTAAGGGTTCTACAAGTGACAATAATTGAGGGTATGGCCTGAGTGAGTTAGTATTGCCTTTTGGGACATCAAAATGCTCTTTTGGGAAGTGAAacaagttcttcaaaattagcTCTGGATCCCTACACCCTTCAGCCTGTGATGCAGGCTGAAGGGTGTATGAAGGGTCCAGGCAGCAGATTAGTTTCAGCATGcactaaaattcaaatgcaTCAATCATATTCCATATAAACTACCCAAATTTCGGTTATCCCGATGTCACATGACcgtgatgaaaaaaatgtttcaattttttttctgcattCGTTGTCGTAGATACATGATGTTGATAGATGGAGCTCGTAATAATTACATGATCGACCGAGACAACGCCGTTTTCCACGTGCCGAATTTAACGTTTCCACGACGGAAAGATCTTCATAAACATCTACAAAACACGCTCATAGATGGCGAGATGATCATCGACAACGACAACGGGAAAAAAGTGCCGCGATTTTTAATCTACGACATCGTCACGTTTGAGGTAAGATCATCAAGATTAGTCTAGTACATTGTGCCATTGTTCCCCAGTTGTAGGGaacccgtaacaacgactggtattcagactacatCGAAATGTGTTACGTTGCAGGTTTTATCCACTTAATCAAACTGTgggttcagtttcacaaaaatgtttGCGAATACTAAATAGAaggttaaatttgaattgttgtcctcagaAACCACATAGAAATTAAATGAACTTCAGCTTTTTGCGAAACTTCATCCTGgagctggttttatagatcaGTTTTGATTGTGAAGTCAGGTTTTATAGATCAGTTTTGATTGTGAAGTCAGGTTTTATAGATCAGTTTTGATTGTGAAGCCAGGTTTTATAGATCAGTTTTGATTGTGAAGCCAGGTTTTATAGATCAGTTTTGATTGTGAAGCCAGGTTTTATAGATCAGTTTTGATTGTGAAGTCAGGTTTTATAGATCAGTTTCGATTGTGAAGTCAGGTTTTATAGATCAGCTTTGATTGTGAAGCCAGGTTTTTTAGATCAGTTTTGATGTTTAGCTTAGAATGACCCCTAACATGATGCCATGAGTTTCATTCTTTTTTTCGTCAGGGTATCAACGTCGGTGGAACAGACTTTGATCGTCGTCTGCTGTGCATAACTAAAGAGATCATATCAACTCGTCACATGGCGATCGAACAAGGGAAATTAGACAAATATTCAGAAACATTCAGCATCAGAGCAAAACCGTTCTTCGATGTTACGCAATCAAAAGCAGTAAGCATGAATATTTAGTTACGATCAGGGTGGTCACTGATCTAAAAAgagaggcgcagtggccgagtggtttaaGCCACCGGTCAttggtctcgtcaatccagggtttatgggttgaaaccctggtggcgacagagtttcttggtcgaaggttcttctctggtctctcctccattgaaaaaaagaaacgtcAAACCCACTTATTATGCCCTgcgtggcgcttagcgggttgagggtgttaaaaaaaaatattaatctgaaaaatcattgaatCAGAAAAAGTTTGATGATATCAGAAAAAACCTAAAAACCCgctatgaataaattgaagatgaacatttttttccaattttcagtTATTGGAAGGAAATTTTTCTAAACAAGTCAGTCATGAAGTGGATGGATTAATATTCCAACCAGTTCCTGATGTAAGTATAAACCTGCCAGTCCTAAACTTATGCATTGGTTATATAAGTTTTTGGCACAAACATTAGAGCCACGCATGCCGCATAAGATTAACGAAGCTACAAATTCGGAATGATGAACAGACCCGTCAAGGCCCCAAACATCTAAAacttcaagttcaagttcaagtttaaATTCAGATTTGAACGGTTTAGGAATATCACGATTCGCGGATTGTATAATCTCTACTGGCGGCCGCTTCAATCAGGTTTACAGAATTCCCGAATAGGTACAGTCGCCCCAGAAGAGAATTCCACCATCGGTAGAGATCAATCGAAACCTGTCTTATCTTTGAGCTGAAAGAGGGACTCTAAATCTCTACAATGTACGTGTATAACAAAGAAAGATAGATGttcagttttgatttttttgtagGCGTATAAATGTGGTCGGTGTTCAgctgtattaaaatggaaaccGCCAGGATTAAATTCAGTCGATTTTAAACTTCAAATACGCCGTGAAACTCACCCGGGGTAAGTGAGGAAATATTcatgtattttcattaaaaatcttGATCTGGTTTTCACAGTTATGAGTTTTGACTCTTCGgttacaaaaacatttttaaatgtACGACTTTGACACTAACTACAGtaatacaaaaatacataaagagatCTCTTTATGTGTCTattcaatgatgtcatagggggatttttgGAGGCTGCCATCTTTTCTGAAAGAGCTTGAAATCAAATTATGAACagatgatttgatgatgtcatagggggatttatttCTCGACTTTGACTCTAACTACAGTAATACCTATAGAACTGGGTCCAAGcaaatcaatgatttcataGGCGGATTTATGGAGGCTGCCACCTTTTATGGAAGGTTCAACAGATCTGTCATTTCATTCGGGAACTTTGATGTCATAAGCCggatataatttgtttatttacagtaTGTTACCCGAGACTAAGGGTTATTTAATGGTTGGAAGTTTGGATCGACCATTTTCGCAAATAAAGGTATGTTGCCTCTAGATAagaaatcttagaaatataaagatccagttccactgagTTAAAGTGAACTCTGATTTAGTTAAGTCTGAGTACAATTTTAACTTTCAGGTGACGAAAGAACTTCGCGAATTCGACAACAAAATCATCGAATGTTACTGGGACGCCAGTAGCAATCAATGGAAATTCATGAGACAAAGGACGGATAAATCATTCCCAAATGGATACAATACCGCCATGGGTCAGTGTGTCATACCTGCTCTCTCTCTTTAACTACTCTCCCTCTCATTGTCACCTACAATACCGCTATGGGTCGAgtgtatttcacagaaatcattTACTGCGTACAGTCAGAGCCCCTTTTTATGCGATCATCAGGACCAAAAAAATATGGCATCATAACGTATTTGGCATTCGAATGAAGACTATTCTAAGACCAAGTTAGTTCGATGGCCAATCTGACATACTTACATTCTTGTCTCGAAcctttttaaccctttcagtgctgactaattgataccttatagtgctggagataatttgaatattttgagaaattccaccctagtgtgttgaataacgggaatagcactatagtgtgtctacaccgcagcgcagtgtattgttagttagtcgcagtgcggtgtactagcaaaatccatcaccgattcatacactgcactgcggtgtagacacactgaaagaGTTAAGAATTTTACCGGAAACTCGCATGAACAGGAAAATTTTAGCGTTTTGCTTGTTGTTTCAGGTGTGTGTCAAAGTATTAAGAATCCCGTTACGAAAGACATTTTGTTCACGCTGATTTCGAATGAACGTTGGATGCCGGCGACGACGAACTCCAGTCACGGAGCCGGGCCAAGTCATACTCGATCGGATCGTGAATTAATGCCGCCACCGCCGCCCGGGCATCACTAAACCACGTACTTTCTTAAAACGCGGACTAGTCAAGCCGTTTTACAAAAACTGGATTAATTCGAAACCCGAATAGTGGAATTATTCGATAGCAAACAATAAAATTGCACTAAACATCATCTGGATTTAAGGATTTATGAAACAGCAAAGACTGATTGTTGGATTTACTTAGGataaatgcattttattcagGGGGATATCAAGCTTTACGCCGAACCATTTTAAGTTCTACTAAGAAATACCCGAAGGACACTTTATGTAAAACAAAGGTGCACTTTTGTCAAAATATTCCGCAAAAGAAGACTATTTTCTTATAAAAAAAGTATGActatcaaaaatgtttttttttttgggaaaAATTCTTGAAAGGACACTATCTTAAAAAACGAAGTCCCAATTTTGCTAAAGTTTCTCAAAAAACTCTTTGAAAGGGGACTTTTTTCTTCTTAGAAGGGTGCCTGCTGTTAGAATGCTCTTTTCTTAGTTATTTGCCCTAAAAGACTTGTTTTATTACCCCTGTTGTGTACTACATAGTGGTATTATGTTTATAGTGTTAAATGTATAACTGTATTATTGTGACTATATGGAGGAGGTCGGGCGGCCGGGGCGTGCTGGGGTCGAGTAGGTACTAACCAACTGAAAGAGAATCATTCACATTCATAGAATTAGATCACCCATTTTTGTGAAGTGATCGTTGAATCAAAGCCTgctaaacattttaaaccattCAAACCGTTTTTATCGCAATCTTTTTTTGCGTGGGACGTATGTGAAAATACTTCAGGCCATGTATATTTTTATCAGAGGTCGAAATTAAGAGTTGATCATGTTTTCTCGTAGTACAGTAAAAACATGCTTAATTCAGATCCGTGTTAAACGCAAGTTTGGAGTCAACAATCAGAATAAGTCGAGGGTAAAATCTTCGAAGCAGGGTACGGGTGCGATTTAAGCGCTGGCCCGAGGGTATAAATTTCTGGTCGGGCCAGTAGATTCTTTATTTCTAGAAGTCCCTCGGACCAGTGGCTATTTAAGTACTATACTATGAAAGTTATTCGATCTATGCGCAACCATCGGTTTGTTTAGGTCTCGATCCATATTTTACATTGTGTTGGCCGCATTTCTTGGAATTGCGTGTGGAATAACGCACACCATTAAAGACAATGGAACTGGAACTagttttcagattttcagaGGCTTACTCAGTGCTTGCTTGTGCATCGAATCTGAATTATCGCTGTGAATTCCTGGTTgtcatcaaatatttttgaatattttttatacTTTCATCAGGAGACTAAAGATATTAAAGGTGATCGGTTCTGTGGTAAGCTTGATCCGGGCACGCGATAATTAGATGCAATTGacgctgtggcaagtgagcaGTCTACTGTGGGATCATTCATACgcacaatatttttcaacccTCCTCCCCTACGAAATACGctgaccccctcccccaatGCTCAATGGCAATGCAAAcctgataaatgaatgacccctgtatcaaaatctagatgaatttttcatttaaaaaagttagttttaattaGACTTTTGATTTCTGGTGAACTGAAGAAATTCATCGGTGCCTGATAATCCGGACTAAGCCTGTTTTTACTGTATCTGAAATATTTGTGTGCCATTAACGATTTATGAATAACCATTACTACATTTTGTGTAAAAATTCCTGTCAGTGCTGTCGCCATTTGTGGAATAATGGTTATTTCGCTGAGTATTGATTATTTACCAGGAAGTTTCAGTTGTTTTTTGCGGCAGcgattttatttatttgttgcGGAATCATGTCAATATCGTagtagaaaaaaatagatttcgaaatgaaaccaattttttgtataaaagatattttgtaaataaatgaatgatgaaaataaaatgatataaattattataatgatgaaattttgaGCTACCTTTGTTAATTTGAGGAAGAATTTGCATTTGCAACAATACCAATTTTAGTATGgggaaaaaaatttcttttcaaaatttcaaaaaaaaaatttggaaaTGCCAGCCTTGTGAGCTACATaagattttacaaaaaaatttctaagtttatttcattgcgGATCTAGGACCATTtccagaaaaataaattctgtgCGCCCATCTCTGTTCTCACAAACGCCCATGACGCTTGTATCAAAAACATTCGGCTTTGGCCGGGCTAACCCGGCGCTCCGCACGACGGAGCTATCCTTTCGACCCGCCTGCACTGTAGAGTAGGTGAGGccctggcaggcgaggatgTGAATCTGATTCGCGCGATTAAGCGGATGTTGAATTGTGGTAGTTAATTACGTCATCGTTGATCGAACACTTACACGGAATCTGCGGCTTAATCCCCGTCAATTCGGTCGCGTAtttctcgtcatactgtgAGTATTTCCAATTCGTTTTTCCTACCGATATTTCTAACGGGTCAGTCTAGAGGGTGCGGGGTCGATTAGTCGCTTGAATCGGATTTAAAACTCGTTTTAAACCGGGTTTGAATCGATCTCTATCGCGGACGTAATCGATTTTTCCCCGCCCATGAATCGCCGGCGCTATTTTATACGAGCCCGGCTGAAATAGTCACCCCGTTTTCACACAGATTTTGAAGCCTAACCATCTTCTAAACGTTTGAAATCGCATCTCAATCGTCAGTTGATAATTTAGAACTGATGTACTACTGTTTAATTTGACAAATTAGCTCAGATAGATCGAGTTCAGGTGGTAGTGCCAGTGGCAAGTGAGTAATTCAGCCATTAAtattatacatacatacacgcATCACGCACAGcactgcagcagcagcagtactgatgatgatgatgatgatgctgcAGCAGGAGATGATGCTGCTGTAGCCACTGCAAACCAATGATGTTTGTTGTGTATTTTTCACGCATTActcattaatgaaataaataaggAGGAATTTTTTTGCTCGTTGTTGGTCGGAGATTAACTCCTGATGATCACTCTCTCATCAGTCAGCGCAACAAGATGAAATTATAATTActgataaaacaataattactGATCAGTTAATTATCTTTCTCTAGCCTCGAGTGGATTTGAGGGCGAAAGATCACGTGATCTTTTTGCTTTTATTGGAGGTACGAGTACTGGAGTAGCGACTTCAAACAAGAAGAAAATTGCCTCATCcataaaaaaattttaatcaaaaaaatttttttgtgaTAGTCTTCATTCCATTGAGGAGTATTAGGGGAGGGGCAAAGTGATTTTGATGTCTGTCTATAGTAATTTCACATAGGTGTAAGTTCCATGAATTGACCATTTCACCTTGCTGGTGTTTACCGGTGCAGGTTGTGGTTTGCTGATTAGTCATACGTACTGTAAAAGTCTGATGCCATCATCATCCATCCCTCTTTGGGACGTTTTACTGTGTATAATCTGACTCagtgctgttgctgctgctgctgctgttagaCCATCCCAGTTGATGGTGATAATTAGAATTCTATTGATACCTGCTCTGTCACTCTCAGGATTTTTACGTGTCTTGGTTGgcattatttgaaaataaaaatggtttGACCGTGagtccaggggccagtttgcAAAGTTAAGACCAACTTATTTCTATAGccatctaacaacttaagaccagtcttaagatttaaaaccacttttggacttaagtcatgactgtgcaattagccccagggcccagttaaaatttttggtgtaattgctatGGTAACTTCATATTtccaatgaggacaacaattcaaatttaaccgttttaggcttaaacaatttcgtgaaactgggccctggtaaatccaaaatttttttagttaatgattgtaaataatttaaaTCGGTTCTtaatttggttctatagccaatctaacaattcaagaccagtctaagctcattttggttctataaccaatctaacaacttaagaccagtctaagctcattttagttctaaaccaatctaacaacataagaccagtctaagctcattttagttctctaaccaatctaacaacttaagaccagtctaaactcaatAGCTTCTTCAATAACCAATCTAGAAAACtcgagaccagtctaaactcattttgtcttagactggtcattATTTCTAGAGGAGTCAGTCTAACAGTAAGACCAGGCctcagatttaagaccactttcgaCTGTTAGTCCTTGTTGCGCAGCTTGGTGCTGCACGACAGCTTACAGACAAAATTTACTAATATATTTATCAACCTGAAACAAATATGAATTCTCTCTTtaatcattgaattgaattttttacaGATAAAAACGTGGGATTATGTCGTCCACGCAGGAAATCGACGATTTGGTGCAAAAGGCGAAATTCGCCGAACAAGCCGAACGCTATGACGACATGGCAGCGGCGATGAAATCAGTGACGGAAAAAAACAAAGATCTGTCGAACGAAGAACGTAACTTGTTATCGGTGGCTTATAAGAACGTAGTCGGCGCGCGGCGGTCGTCGTGGAGAGTTATATCCAGTATCGAACAGAAGACCGAAAGCACCGATAAACGACAGGCGATGGCGAAAGCTTACCGACAAAAAATCGAAGTCGAATTACGACAGATTTGCAACACGGTTCTCGTAAGTTTTTGATTtagttcaccagggggcgttgataGCGAACTAGTGATTGAAAACATTTGATTCATCGCTTAAGTATATATCCTAGGACAAGTACCCCGTTCCCCAGGATTCAGGTCCACAGTTTGCTTCGAAGTACTGCAgttctggggccggttgcattgTCATGGcttaagacttaagaccattcTAAGACCGAttcagttctatagccaatctaaccaCTTACGGACCAGTCttcagatttaagaccacttttagcCTTAATTCACGACTGTAGACGCCCCTGGACCTAATTACATGGTATTTCACAGTTCCAGACTTAAGTTCCACAATTCTAGAACCAGTTCACTGTTATTGATTCAGAACTGGTTCAGGATTGAGTAGGACTTAAGACCATTTCTTAATACATGTCAGGAAATTCACTGTGATTGGAAATCCTATGACAAGGTGATAGTCAGTTAGTTACCAAACCCATATAAACCTTTAGAGTATTGAGTATTGAACTAAGCAGCACTTACAATACTCTTGAGCGCCCACTTATATCACTTTCGAAATATTCTATGTTTTGAAACCTGTCATATGTTGTATATAAAGTATCGTTATAAGAATTAACAGACAAGTCGCCCTAACCCGGACTATGACCTCGTTGGTTATCAGTTGAAGGGATGACCTGAATTTTTAACAGTGTCAAAACCCCGATAAAATCCTCCTTGACTATCGCAAGAGAGATAACACACATGTTCCAGTGACTCACAATGATTTTCCTGGAAAATCAATTTATGTTTGATTATTAAATGTCATCATTATCtttgaataaaaatgataaaaacctGTATCTGGGTTTTAATATTAGAATGGGTTAATGACcttactgtctgtcacacctgctctctggttcgtaatttcgttaattaacagtttatctacctttattacgcatctatttgttcagtgaggaattcgcattcagaaatgaacaacaattttcactaaagttgtttttgctttcatttatgagcgtttactcagcatacgctcgcgtaatgctgaaaaatccgcCCCCTGAAAtcgttacagtgacgtcatcacctgctcattagcatatcaaaatacagtaggtgaCAGACAGTAAATCATTTGCTATCTTGaaataatttgagaaattattggTTCTCGGGCTTCCTAAAACAGGACTGTTATATCTTTGTATTGCCTGTTTGTGCGTCGATCTTTCAGCTACTTAGCTTCATTAATAGTGAGTCGAGTTAGCACAGAGTCTAGTTGTGTAGTGCAAAGAATGCGCCCAGTGCGCCGCCTAGCGGCAAATCTAGCTGCTAGAAACTCGTCTTCAGATAGATCTTATTGATCTTGAGagtcactgaaaattgattaatttatgAGAAAACTTCATTCAAACTAAATCGATAAGTAGCGGCGCGATAACCATATACGACATCTGGTGGCTCTTTAGATAATCTTGGCCCCGCACACGAGCCAAATAATGAGGACGCAAAGTTCGCAGTGCAGTTTCGGCTTTTTGGGGTGATTTTTTCGAGCACATTTTGTCATTCGTCAAATATCTTGTTTGGTTATTTTTCGACGCAGTGGAGTGCGGGAAGTTGGCGAACACTGTGCTGCATTCAAAAACTGCAATGATAGCGGCTAGCGTATCAATCAGAGAATAGAAAATTGTCGATTTATTACATGACGATCCTCAATTTCCGTATGATATGGGATTATGTGAATAACTTACTTAATCCTCTTCATCCCCTCTGGGACATAAAGCCATGAAGAACTTCTTTC
This genomic interval from Tubulanus polymorphus chromosome 8, tnTubPoly1.2, whole genome shotgun sequence contains the following:
- the LOC141909495 gene encoding mRNA-capping enzyme-like — its product is MLMLSSKMYKVNLGLVIDLTNTTRFYDKSTLEAYDCKYLKLQCRGHGETPSQDQTNTFISICDHFIRQKPLHVIGVHCTHGFNRTGFLIVAYLVEKQNWSVDAAVDMYRKARPPGIYKQDYLEELYRRYGDPEETPSAPPLPDWCLESEDGLDDDGNSLNDTNDLGDGPPNKRRRQEIVKKDALFMDGEVEGVETVTKQPLLGDIQKKCQKLCSWKSNGFPGSQPVSMDLSNIEFLKQKAYKVSWKADGVRYMMLIDGARNNYMIDRDNAVFHVPNLTFPRRKDLHKHLQNTLIDGEMIIDNDNGKKVPRFLIYDIVTFEGINVGGTDFDRRLLCITKEIISTRHMAIEQGKLDKYSETFSIRAKPFFDVTQSKALLEGNFSKQVSHEVDGLIFQPVPDAYKCGRCSAVLKWKPPGLNSVDFKLQIRRETHPGMLPETKGYLMVGSLDRPFSQIKVTKELREFDNKIIECYWDASSNQWKFMRQRTDKSFPNGYNTAMGVCQSIKNPVTKDILFTLISNERWMPATTNSSHGAGPSHTRSDRELMPPPPPGHH